The following nucleotide sequence is from Flavobacterium sp. N1736.
TATAAATTTGCAGCCTCAACCAATTCAATATACATACTCCAATTGATTACAATTAAAGAATGCCAAAAAAACCAGCTTGATTTATTATTTGAAGTTGCAATAGAAAGTTATAATGACACATATCAATATTTATGGTCAGATAATGGAAAAGCATATCTGGCCGAATTCTATAAAAAAGAAGATTTTAAAAAGGAACTTTCAGTGTCGGATATTTTTTATTTTTTAATCTATGATGCAGATAAAGCAATAGGATTTTTTAAATTAAAAAATAATGAGATTAAACCCTATTTAAAGGAACAATGTACAGAAATTGACAAATTGTACCTGCTTAAAGAAGCCTCTAACAAAGGAATTGGAAAGATTGTAATGAAATTTATAATCTCATTTTGTATAAAAAATAAACGTCCTGTTCTCTGGCTGAAAACCATGGAACGCAGCGATGCAAAATATTATTATGAAAAACAGGGATTTATAGAAAAGGAGAAAAATTATTTAGATTACCCAACAATGAAAGAAGAATACCGATGGATTCTCACAATGGTAAAAGAGATTGAATAATCTAAAGTCTATTTTTGATGAATTAAATCTGATATTGTCTAAAAGAAATTTATGCAACTAATCGATTGATTAGTAATACATATAAAGCATTATTTTAGAATCTGAACTGTCTATAATTTTTTCCAGTCTTTTAAAAAATACTTCACTAACCATTGGGCAGCCGTGGCTGTTGATAATATAGTATTCTTTTTCTTCATCAGGAACTTCCTTATACTTGTGCAATACAATAGCTCTTTTCCAGGCATTGTTATTCGTCTCATCAAGACCGTTTAACCTGAAAGCTTTTCCAAAAACACCATTATAAGATTTCTCAATAGTATAACGTCCAAGAGAAGTGCAGTTAGAATTTGGTGTATTGCTAAACTGTAAGATATCACCTTTTATTCCTGTTTCTGATCCTGAACCATGTGCAACAAGACCCTGATCAAGTATTTTTTCATTTTGAAGATCGTAAACGAAAAAACGGTTCTTTCCTGATTTGATTTTCATATCCACAAGAAAAGCGATTTTCTTACTGTAGCCAATATTTGACGAAGTAAAAGATTTAATCTCACTTACATGATCTGTTAGTCTTGCGAATTCAATTTCAGATAAAATTTCTTTTTTCTCAGTTACGTTGTAGGTAGTAAAAGAACTCAAAGAAAGAAGCAGTGCCATAAAAAATACTCTCATATGCAAACAGTAAAATTAAGTTAACAGCAGATTGGGATTGCCTTATCAAAAATCAATTTTCTTTACTTGTTTTTTGATGTTGTAAAATTATGCACAAATCTTACACAATTCCCATGTTTCAAGTGTTAAATATATTATAAATATTTGAAAACAAGAAATTTATGTAACTTTTTTTTCTCTGTCTGGTATTTTTTTTACTTACACTTTACGTACAGCCTTTGTATTGATGATATCAAGGTAAAAACGGGAACCTCAATATTTTTTACTTAATGCCTTTTTTAAGTTTTTCAAGCGAAGAATCTTCTAAAATTTTGATTTGATTAACAACAATTTGTGCAATTGCAGTTGCGCCTTTTAATGAAAGATGCGTATCATCAGCTTTATCTTTCTCATAATAAGCATTTTCACCGGCTTTAAAATGCAAATGCAATTGCTTCGATTTTTCCGGTCCGTAAGATTGTTCCAATAGTTCCGTGTAATATTCCAGATCAATAAAAGAAACTTTATATTCCTCAGCAACCAATCTCGTTTCTAACGG
It contains:
- a CDS encoding GNAT family N-acetyltransferase → MITIKECQKNQLDLLFEVAIESYNDTYQYLWSDNGKAYLAEFYKKEDFKKELSVSDIFYFLIYDADKAIGFFKLKNNEIKPYLKEQCTEIDKLYLLKEASNKGIGKIVMKFIISFCIKNKRPVLWLKTMERSDAKYYYEKQGFIEKEKNYLDYPTMKEEYRWILTMVKEIE
- a CDS encoding murein L,D-transpeptidase catalytic domain family protein — encoded protein: MRVFFMALLLSLSSFTTYNVTEKKEILSEIEFARLTDHVSEIKSFTSSNIGYSKKIAFLVDMKIKSGKNRFFVYDLQNEKILDQGLVAHGSGSETGIKGDILQFSNTPNSNCTSLGRYTIEKSYNGVFGKAFRLNGLDETNNNAWKRAIVLHKYKEVPDEEKEYYIINSHGCPMVSEVFFKRLEKIIDSSDSKIMLYMYY